One Nostoc punctiforme PCC 73102 DNA window includes the following coding sequences:
- a CDS encoding polyamine ABC transporter substrate-binding protein codes for MANRRQFLKGVAALSSLSLASCGWRLAEVRANSNTNGQRDQLYVFTWTQYTDNQLLRTFSTQTGMKVLADVYDSNDVMLAKLQAGGGGIYSIINPSDYMVQKMVNKGLLTEINHDRLIGLENLFPRFQNPSYDPNNRYSIPFNWGTTGLLYNSEKIKDAPQDWDYLWQNQEKLNQRMTLLNDVREVMGATLRMLGYSYNSKNEQEIKQAYEKLKVLKPAIARFDTDAWQNQILAGDLLLAMCYSADAVKIAQENPKLKYVIPRSGSSLWTDTIVIPKTAPNLAGAYAWINMILQPELAAQISQRLSISTPNRAGFEQLPKTIQDNANLFPAESLLANCERVTPVGDFEEVYDRYWTQLTSS; via the coding sequence ATGGCTAACAGACGGCAATTTTTAAAAGGGGTGGCGGCACTTTCTAGCTTATCTTTAGCCAGTTGTGGCTGGAGACTGGCTGAAGTCCGTGCTAATTCTAATACAAATGGTCAACGTGACCAACTTTATGTCTTTACCTGGACACAATATACTGACAACCAATTACTGAGAACTTTTAGCACCCAAACTGGTATGAAAGTGCTGGCGGATGTGTATGATTCCAATGATGTCATGTTGGCCAAGTTGCAAGCTGGAGGTGGTGGCATTTACAGCATCATTAACCCATCTGATTATATGGTGCAGAAGATGGTAAACAAAGGTTTGTTAACAGAGATAAATCACGATCGCTTAATCGGTTTAGAGAATTTATTTCCCCGATTTCAGAATCCTAGTTATGACCCCAATAACCGATATAGCATCCCTTTTAACTGGGGGACAACAGGTTTGCTTTACAATTCCGAAAAAATCAAAGATGCACCACAAGACTGGGATTACCTTTGGCAGAACCAAGAAAAACTTAATCAACGAATGACCTTGCTTAATGATGTTCGAGAAGTTATGGGTGCGACCTTACGGATGCTAGGTTATTCTTACAACTCCAAAAACGAACAAGAAATCAAACAAGCTTATGAAAAGTTAAAGGTGCTAAAACCTGCGATCGCACGTTTTGATACTGACGCTTGGCAAAATCAAATTCTGGCAGGAGATTTGCTATTAGCAATGTGCTATTCAGCAGATGCAGTAAAAATTGCTCAAGAAAACCCTAAACTCAAATATGTGATTCCTCGCAGTGGTTCTTCATTATGGACAGACACTATTGTTATTCCGAAAACAGCCCCTAATTTAGCTGGAGCTTATGCTTGGATCAACATGATTTTGCAACCAGAATTAGCAGCCCAAATCAGTCAACGCTTGAGTATTTCTACGCCTAATAGGGCTGGATTTGAGCAATTGCCAAAAACAATCCAAGACAATGCTAATTTATTTCCCGCAGAATCACTTTTAGCAAACTGTGAACGTGTTACTCCTGTAGGAGATTTTGAAGAGGTTTACGATCGCTATTGGACTCAATTAACTAGCAGTTAA
- a CDS encoding ABC transporter permease encodes MNIEKNGISQIEKLPRLRGNWLQPLILLAPSGIWLLLLLVLPTLIIFELSLVADIRPGDLVNPNGFQNYIRIFDSLYLQVIVRSLFFALGTTIICLILGFPVAYWIAQIAPLRWRNLLLLGFVLPLWTSSLLRSYAWITILRPTGLLNSLLSTLGLPTLQLLNQSQAVFIGMSYSLLPYMVLILYASLEKLDKRLLEAAADLGANPMETFFQITVPQILPGITAASMLVFITGLGDFVDPELLGGASSMTAARLVYNQFLGATQNWGFGSALSMTLILLVSIAIALLIKFGEPGPKR; translated from the coding sequence ATGAATATTGAAAAAAATGGGATTTCCCAAATAGAAAAATTGCCTCGCCTGCGAGGAAATTGGCTGCAACCTTTGATATTACTTGCACCATCGGGAATTTGGTTATTACTTTTGTTGGTGCTGCCAACTTTGATAATTTTCGAGTTAAGTTTAGTTGCAGACATTCGACCGGGAGATTTGGTTAATCCCAACGGATTCCAAAACTACATCCGAATATTTGACTCGCTTTACTTACAAGTAATTGTGCGATCGCTATTTTTTGCGTTGGGCACTACAATAATTTGTTTAATTTTAGGCTTCCCTGTCGCCTATTGGATTGCTCAAATAGCGCCGCTACGTTGGCGTAATTTGCTGCTATTAGGCTTTGTTTTGCCGTTGTGGACTTCTTCATTACTTCGGTCATACGCTTGGATTACAATTCTTCGTCCTACTGGTTTGTTAAACAGTTTACTCAGCACTTTAGGCTTGCCTACTTTGCAATTACTTAACCAGAGTCAAGCTGTATTTATTGGTATGAGTTACAGCTTGTTACCCTATATGGTTTTGATTTTATATGCTTCTCTCGAAAAGCTAGACAAACGGTTGTTAGAAGCGGCAGCTGATTTAGGTGCAAATCCGATGGAAACTTTTTTCCAAATTACTGTACCGCAAATTCTGCCTGGAATTACGGCTGCTTCTATGCTTGTATTCATCACAGGTTTGGGAGATTTTGTCGATCCAGAATTACTTGGTGGTGCTTCTAGTATGACGGCAGCAAGGTTAGTTTATAACCAGTTTCTTGGAGCAACCCAGAATTGGGGATTTGGTTCCGCTTTAAGTATGACGTTAATTTTGCTTGTTAGTATTGCGATCGCACTTTTAATTAAGTTTGGCGAACCTGGACCCAAACGCTAA
- a CDS encoding Uma2 family endonuclease → MLSPDLKNALPTTDELPCSDDTPVDNEDQNFLPNILLFLLNSIWANRLDWYFGIDMGLYHTTGVNPRVPVVPDAFLSVGVERKKGGKSRKSYAVWEENGIVPIFTLEMVSHTPGGEYDEKLDIYRKLGVLYYVIYNPEFWRRDQHQPFEVYKLIDASYQLQIGEPYFMLEVGLGIGRHQAVIAGIQQQFLCWYDEQGNRYLTDAEQAQQERSRAEQERQRAEQLAQYLRSLGVDPNNLPGNP, encoded by the coding sequence ATGCTCTCACCTGATCTCAAAAATGCGTTACCAACTACTGATGAACTTCCCTGTTCAGACGATACGCCAGTGGATAACGAAGATCAAAATTTTTTGCCCAACATTTTATTATTCTTACTCAACTCCATTTGGGCAAATCGTCTGGATTGGTACTTCGGTATAGATATGGGATTATATCACACCACAGGGGTAAATCCTAGAGTACCTGTAGTGCCGGATGCTTTTTTAAGTGTGGGAGTAGAACGGAAAAAGGGTGGTAAATCACGCAAAAGTTACGCCGTTTGGGAAGAAAATGGGATTGTTCCAATATTCACATTAGAAATGGTATCCCATACCCCAGGAGGTGAATACGACGAAAAACTAGATATATACAGAAAACTCGGTGTATTGTACTACGTAATTTATAACCCTGAATTTTGGCGACGCGACCAACATCAACCCTTTGAAGTGTATAAATTGATAGATGCGAGCTACCAGCTACAAATAGGTGAGCCTTATTTTATGCTAGAAGTGGGGTTAGGTATTGGGCGGCACCAGGCTGTAATTGCCGGCATACAACAGCAGTTTTTATGTTGGTATGATGAGCAAGGAAACCGCTATTTGACAGATGCAGAACAGGCACAACAGGAGCGATCGCGGGCTGAACAAGAGCGGCAAAGGGCTGAACAATTAGCGCAGTATTTACGTTCTCTAGGTGTAGATCCAAATAATTTACCTGGTAATCCGTAA